A genomic window from Cricetulus griseus strain 17A/GY chromosome 4, alternate assembly CriGri-PICRH-1.0, whole genome shotgun sequence includes:
- the LOC100772718 gene encoding upstream-binding factor 1-like protein 1 isoform X2: MASFDKQHHWSERDILKLLECMKNNIPSDDSGAIIKTPDVLDWDKVAFKDFSGEVCKQKWMQISHNLSKSGTLSELVLEASELIKEPRKTKTVKKHPDFPKRPLTAYLRFYKEQRAKYSKMYPKYNNVQLTKFLAEKYKQLPEEIKEKYIQDFQKEKQDFQEKLIKPRENHPSVERSKKSVVHRNHHTAIPKKSQGDTKHVKTPLKTEIPKTFPPVVKFRGEPKKPPMNGYHKFHQDSWSSQELHHLPLRQRWVEISRRWQRISQNMRELYNIQAEALQKQYWVEMDLWLKGLSPEEYGAYKETRANYGKGKNFAKSRDISANGQPTHQ; the protein is encoded by the coding sequence ATGGCCTCATTTGATAAACAACATCATTGGTCCGAAAGAGACATTCTGAAGTTACTGGAATGTATGAAAAATAATATCCCCTCAGACGACTCCGGAGCAATCATAAAAACCCCAGATGTTCTAGACTGGGACAAAGtggcttttaaagatttttccgGAGAAGTGTGCAAACAGAAGTGGATGCAGATTTCTCATAATTTGAGCAAGTCCGGCACACTCTCAGAATTAGTGCTGGAAGCCTCTGAACTCATTAAAGAACCTCGCAAAACTAAGACAGTCAAGAAACATCCTGATTTCCCCAAAAGACCCCTGACTGCCTATCTGCGTTTTTACAAGGAGCAGCGGGCCAAGTACAGTAAGATGTATCCTAAGTACAACAACGTGCAGCTGACCAAATTCCTGGCTGAGAAATACAAGCAGCTGCCAGAAGAGATCAAGGAGAAATATATTCAGGACTTCCAGAAAGAGAAGCAAGACTTTCAGGAAAAACTGATTAAACCTAGGGAAAATCACCCCAGTGTAGAGCGTTCTAAGAAATCTGTGGTGCACAGGAACCACCATACCGCCATCCCTAAGAAATCTCAAGGAGATACGAAACATGTAAAGACCCCTCTAAAAACAGAAATTCCCAAAACATTTCCCCCAGTGGTGAAATTTCGGGGAGAACCCAAGAAACCCCCTATGAATGGATATCACAAATTTCACCAAGATTCATGGTCAAGTCAGGAGCTGCACCATCTACCCCTTCGGCAGCGCTGGGTTGAGATTAGTAGAAGATGGCAGCGAATCTCACAGAACATGAGAGAACTGTATAACATTCAGGCTGAAGCGCTACAGAAACAATACTGGGTGGAGATGGACCTCTGGCTCAAGGGATTGTCACCAGAGGAATACGGTGCATACAAAGAGACACGAGCCAACTATGGTAAGGGAAAGAACTTTGCCAAGTCCAGAGACATAAGCGCCAACGGTCAACCAACACATCAGTAG